The following are from one region of the Oscarella lobularis chromosome 3, ooOscLobu1.1, whole genome shotgun sequence genome:
- the LOC136184695 gene encoding stomatin-like protein 3 translates to MRCPDTRKMDAKYSSLPQQDRWIQEQSDTLMEQMDKENKSVTWAIVALSWLFVILTLPFSLIFCMKVIPSYQRGIVFRLGRKTSDRPLGPGTVFVLPCIDRFKKVDLRTKAFNVAPQECLTRDQALVSIGAMVYYKIDNPVRMVTGVQNVMHALRSLAHTTLQSILREQTLGQVEGESLGLGDQFRMYLQDGVKLWGISIERAELSMARVVHPPGLLQRVNEMKDQPLSSSAQAGTAAISSSRHCTLDHSEIVRLVRPKIVPERNLVKTVRESFEFYVHGKSACCVYLDLVNGDGSAGEGAYPFGNPSAKMFMNYDDVVSFLTGSLNPVKSYKDGSLKMSGSTNAVLKLYKAFSEITV, encoded by the exons ATGAGGTGCCCGGACACGCGGAAAATGGACGCCAAATACAGCTCGTTGCCGCAGCAGGATCGATGGATCCAGGAGCAGT CCGACACACTGATGGAGCAGATGGACAAGGAAAACAAATCCGTAACGTGGGCCATAGTCGCCCTTTCGTGGCTTTTCGTCATTCTCACGCTTCCATTTTCTCTGATATTTTGCATGAAG GTCATTCCAAGCTATCAACGAGGTATCGTTTTTCGGCTAGGTAGAAAAACATCAGACAGACCTCTCGGTCCAG GCACGGTCTTTGTTTTGCCTTGCATCGATCGATTCAAAAAAGTCGATCTCAGAACCAAGGCCTTTAACGTAGCCCCTCAAGAG TGTCTTACAAGAGATCAAGCTCTCGTGTCAATTGGTGCCATGGTGTATTACAAAATAGACAATCCCGTCCGAATGGTCACGGGCGTGCAGAACGTCATGCACGCCTTGCGCTCTCTCGCTCACACGACGCTCCAGAGCATTCTTCGAGAGCAAACACTGGGGCAAGTGGAAGGCGAAAGTTTAGGGCTGGGAGACCAATTTCGA ATGTATTTGCAAGATGGTGTTAAGCTGTGGGGAATCAGCATTGAAAGGGCCGAATT ATCGATGGCTCGCGTAGTTCATCCGCCAGGACTCCTGCAACGAGTTAACGAGATGAAAGACCAACCCCTTTCAAGCAGCGCTCAAG ccGGCACTGCCGCAATTTCGTCTAGTCGTCATTGCACCTTGGATCATTCTGAAATTGTCCGTCTCGTTCGACCTAAAATAGTTCCTGAGAGAAATCTCGTTAAGACCGTTCGCGAGTCGTTTGAATTTTACGTACACGGCAAAAGTGCTTGCTGTGTGTACTTGGATTTGGTGAACGGGGACGGATCGGCGGGCGAAGGGGCCTACCCGTTTGGAAATCCCAGCGCTAAGATGTTCATGAATTATGACGATGTCGTGAGTTTCTTGACCGGATCGTTGAATCCGGTCAAATCGTACAAAGACGGAAGCCTGAAAATGAGCGGATCGACGAACGCGGTTTTAAAACTATACAAAGCTTTCAGTGAGATTACTGTGTAG
- the LOC136184705 gene encoding autophagy-related protein 101-like, giving the protein MNARSYPFEFTVEASQIPDVTLSVFHTVLFHRTSGKIHFKREGSYSVGTVGYEDVPCDRLRFTYVRCSCSALDNDVRRHADEFADSMKTTTDGKISLQFYEKKKSHWPFGEASTTWEVWTTRIRVVQPMSDVERERMRDRVERDLADMVATVATAVNRVDYVPKVPNEKELANVFDVHYREVNPYLHAISFQLGDEPPHSGVAGTLRKMIREIAY; this is encoded by the exons ATGAACGCTCGATCCTATCCGTTCGAATTCACCGTCGAAGCGTCGCAAATACCCGACGTGACGCTCAGCGTCTTCCACACCGTCCTTTTTCACCGGACGTCGGGAAAAATTCACTTCAAACGCGAGG GCTCTTACTCCGTTGGTACTGTCGGTTACGAAGACGTACCGTGCGATCGTCTCCGATTCACGTACGTGCGCTGCTCGTGCTCGGCGCTCGAcaacgacgttcgtcgtcacgccgACGAATTTGCCGActcgatgaagacgacgaccgaCGGCAAGATTTCCTTGCAAttctacgagaaaaagaaatcccaTTGGCCGTTCggcgaagcgtcgacgacgtgggaAGTGtggacgacgagaattcgGGTCGTTCAGCCGatgagcgacgtcgaacgcgagcgAATGCGGGATCGAGTCGAACGGGATTTGGCCGATATGGTGGCGACGGTGGCGACGGCCGTCAATCGGGTCGACTATGTTCCCAAAGTGCCGAACGAGAAAGAGTTGGCCAACGTTTTTGACGTGCACTATCGCGAGGTCAATCCTTATTTGCACGCGATATCGTTTCAATTGGGCGACGAGCCTCCGCACTCGGGCGTCGCCGGAACGTTGAGGAAGATGATTCGGGAGATTGCTTATTAG
- the LOC136184703 gene encoding RING finger and CHY zinc finger domain-containing protein 1-like: MAGCEHYSRKCALIAPCCAKVYPCRVCHDAAESHNIDRRAVTEVRCNECKTRQPVGNKCENCDVTFGSSYFCKICRLYDDKDKGQFHCDSCGICRVGGRENFFHCDCCRLCIGTYLRNSHKCVERASKSNCPVCMEDLHSSRDACHVPDCGHLIHSSCYRAMLGNGSYRCPTCGKALVDMENHWRHLDEEISRTPMPDEYKDVKMKVLCKECNKESTVPFHVLGHKCQECGSYNTC; this comes from the exons ATGGCAGGATGTGAGCATTACTCTCGAAAGTGTGCGCTCATT GCACCCTGTTGCGCCAAGGTGTATCCGTGTCGTGTGTGTCACGACGCGGCGGAAAGCCACAacatcgatcgtcgcgccgtgACCGAAGTGCGGTGTAACGAGTGCAAGACTCGACAACCG GTCGGAAATAAATGCGagaattgtgacgtcacatttggATCGTCTTACTTCTGCAAAATTTGTCGACTTTATGACGATAAAGACAAAGGGCAGTTTCACTGCGATAGCTGCGGTATCTGCCGGGTCGGTGGacgagagaatttctttcacTGCGACTGTTGCAGACTCTGCATTGGGACATATCTAAGAAATTCACACAAA TGCGTTGAAAGAGCATCAAAGAGCAACTGTCCCGTCTGCATGGAGGACCTTCACAGTTCAAGAGATGCTTGTCACGTTCCTGATTGCGGACATCTAATACATAG ttcaTGTTATCGCGCTATGCTAGGAAATGG CTCTTACAGGTGTCCAACGTGTGGCAAAGCTCTTGTGGACATGGAAAATCACTGGCGACATCTTGATGAAGAAATATCGCGCACTCCAATGCCAGATGAGtacaaagacgtcaaaatgaaA GTTCTATGCAAAGAGTGCAACAAG GAGTCCACCGTGCCCTTCCACGTATTGGGCCATAAATGCCAAGAATGTGGTTCATACAACACTTGCTGA
- the LOC136184698 gene encoding NADP-dependent oxidoreductase domain-containing protein 1-like, which translates to MDAFVQSLKTLRFEASLDENEQLRATNLRKRVHASTTAICALGTVFCATLSEIRQWIHERNHGGHDHKGITVGVIGCGRVGQQIIKCLLNYGRCSPSDILVSTRRPDTLKRLSDLGVDVGFNNARVARSVHLLFIACLPSQLPDVSKSIAGCINFSTLVFSVVGGMPVTKISQLLNFKNIVKPELELLPLDGLSDYPSDTSIDVIDFLRDPDLCSLVYSKSGSSMLIQRDSDWQVGLLLSCLNICTLCQLTAQESFKCLNAVIFPSLSTPLHISINDLRMPRTPGDEKRQLPFWTLLTATAKQPKLKAKLRTAEVCEGFSKKFLSMFKWSKML; encoded by the exons ATGGATGCCTTCGTTCAAAGCCTAAAGACGCTTCGATTCGAAGCGTCTTTGGATGAAAATGAGCAACT GAGAGCGACGAACTTGCGTAAGCGCGTTcacgcttcgacgacggcgatatgCGCACTCGG AACGGTTTTCTGCGCGACACTCAGCGAAATACGGCAGTGGATCCACGAACGGAACCAT GGGGGGCATGACCACAAAGGAATTACTGTAGGCGTTATTGGTTGTGGACGTGTTGGTCAGCAAATAATCAAGTGTTTGCTGAACTATG GCAGATGCTCACCTTCTGACATTCTGGTTTCAACGAGACGGCCAGACACTCTAAAGCGGCTTTCTGATCTAGGAGTTGACGTTGGATTCAACAATGCAAGG GTGGCTCGGTCTGTTCATTTACTGTTTATTGCATGCTTGCCTTCACAGCTACCCGACGTTTCTAAG AGCATAGCTGGTTGCATCAACTTTTCAACGTTAGTTTTCTCTGTGGTAGGAG GGATGCCTGTTACTAAGATTTCCCAGTTACTCAACTTTAAGAATATAGTTAAACCAGAATTG GAATTGCTGCCTCTAGATGGTCTTTCCGATTATCCGTCAGACACCAGTATTGAC gttATTGACTTTTTGAGAGATCCTGATCTCTGCTCCCTGGTTTATTCTAAATCGGGTAGTAGTATGTTGATTCAAAGAGACAGTGACTGGCAGGTTGGTTTACTGCTCAGCTGCTTGAATATTTGCACTCTGTGTCAACTTACAGCTCAAGAGAGCTTCAA GTGTCTGAATGCTGTTATTTTTCCAAGTCTTTCTACACCACTTCACATTTCTATAAATGATCTAAGAATGCCTCGCACCCCTGGAGATGAGAAAAG GCAACTACCGTTTTGGACTTTGTTGACCGCTACAGCAAAGCAACCGAAGCTCAAAGCAAAACTTAGAACAGCTGAAGTCTGTGAGggattttcaaaaaagtttCTGTCAATGTTTAAATG GTCAAAGATGCTGTAA